TCAACCGCATTCAAGTTCTTCAGTATCAAAGGCACTGCGACAGTTAAGCTGCCGTCTTTCACCTCTGACTTAAAGAACCGCCTACGCACCCTTTAAACCCAATAAATCCGGATAACGCTTGGATCCTCCGTATTACCGCGGCTGCTGGCACGGAGTTAGCCGATCCTTATTCTTCGGGTACATTCAGCTACGTTTACAAACGTAGGTTTATTCCCCGATAAAAGCAGTTTACAACCCATAGGGCAGTCATCCTGCACGCGGCATGGCTGGTTCAGAGTTCCCTCCATTGACCAATATTCCTTACTGCTGCCTCCCGTAGGAGTCTGGTCCGTGTCTCAGTACCAGTGTGGGGGATTCTCCTCTCAGAGCCCCTAGACATCGTTGCCTTGGTGAGCCGTTACCTCTCCAACTAGCTAATGTCACGCGAGCCCATCTCTGTCCTATAAATATTTGATTATAATGTGATGCCACATCTATAATGTCATGCGGTGTTAATCCGACTTTCGCCGGGCTATCCCCCTGACAGAGGTAGGTTGCTCACGCGTTACGCACCCGTGCGCCACTTTCATATCCAGCAAGCTGGATAATCTCGTTCGACTTGCATGTATTAGGCCTGCCGCTAGCGTTCATCCTGAGCCAGGATCAAACTCTCCATTGTAATAATGAATTGTTCGACACCTAACTATTTATCAATAAAAATAATTAGAATTGTCTTTTGTTAATTTCTAACCTGAATTGACTTGGTTGATTGTTTGTTAACTTTCGCTGACTAATCAACTACTCGTTACGCTACATGATTATTTCTTTAAAGAACTTCGCGCTTCCACTCTCGTTTCAGCTTCTATTTCAATAAGGCATTGCGCCCCTTTTGATCTTGTTTTTTCCTTCGTTTCTGAAGGGACTGCAAAGGTAGAAATCTTTTTTAAACTTCCAAAATATTTGTGAAAATATTTTCTGGTTCTTTCTTTCCTTTTTTTTCACCTCCCGATCTCTATCCGAAACCGCTCAGCTTAGCTCCCGTAAGGGATGGCAAAGGTAGAAATCTTTTTCGGTATACACAAATCTTTTTTATAAAAAATATGCCCTCCCGTTATTCTAAACCTCCTTTTTTCAAGTGTCGTCCCTTGCGAAACAACCGTCCCTCCCTTGCGGAGTGGTGCAAAGGTAGAACTTTATACTCATTACTTCCAAACCTTTTTCAAAGCTTTTTATTCATTAAAACTTAACTATCTGATAATATACAAGATAATTTCAAAAGTCATTATAAAACGGCTTGTAAAAGTCAGTCAGGAATCAAAAAATATATATTTCTATTAAAAACAAACAGGTTTTGCTACGACTTTCTACAGATGTAGATATATTTGTTATAATACTTAACGGTTATTAAAATGGAATACGACCTGATCCTCCAAAAAGTGCAAGCCTATGTTTCAGACTTTATAAAGCAACATAAAATTGCCGAGCTATGCTTTCATAATGATTCACATACTTCAGAAGTGGTCAATGCGACTACTGAGATCGCCCATCACTATGCGCTTAATAAAGAAGATCTGTTTATTGTCTTATGCGCTGCTTATTTCCATGACCTGGGCTATTTCCATGGCGGAGCCAAGCAACATGAAGGAAGGGGAGCGCAACTCGCCCGGACATTTCTTGAAGAACAAGGTATAGATAAGCATATTCAGGATCAGGTAGTAGGTTGCATTATGGCTACCCGGATGCCGCAGCAACCCACTAATTTATTAGAGCAGATATTATGTGATGCAGATCTGTTTCATTTAGGAGGGGAGAATTTCGAGACCCGCAATAAACTTATGCGTAAAGAAGCAGAAACAGTGGGAGGGAAGAAGATCGGTAAAGAGGAATGGAGAAAGCAAACAATCGCACTTATGCAGCAGCATCACTATCATACAGATTATGCAAAAGAAAAACTGAATAAGAAAAAAGAGAAAAATCTGAAAACCTTAATGGATAAAGAGAACAAGGAGGGGAAGGAGCTGATGGAGGATACTTACTCTAAAAAGAATGAGGAACGGCAAAAGAAACCCGAGCGCGGGATAGAAACTATGTTTCGGATTACCTCATCCAACAATCAGCGTTTAAGTGATATGGCCGATAATAAAGCGAATATTCTATTAACGGTTAATTCGATTATTCTCTCTATGGTCATAGCGGTACTGTTGAGAAAGCTGGATAGCAACGAGCATCTGGTTATTCCTACTATTATGCTATTATCTTTCAGTGTATCCACAATGGTAGTCGCGATATTGTCCACTATTCCGAAGGTGCCACCGGGAGTATTCACACAGGAAGAGATTAATAAAAAAACAGTAAACCTCTTGTTTTTCGGCAATTTTTATAAAATGAAACTGGAGGAATATAAGGAAGGAATGAACAGGGTGATGGATGACAGCGAGTTCCTGTATGGGATGCTGACAAAGGATGTGTATGCACAGGGAGTTGTTTTAGGAAGAAAATACAAACTACTGCGTATTGCATATGCTATATTTATGCTTGGTTTGATTCTTTCTTCTATATCCTTTTTGATTTCCGTAAGTATATAATCATTCTTTTAAAATGACGCCTATGAATCGCTCCGTCTTCATATTATCCCTGGCTCTATCTTTAAGTTCATATGCTTTTCAGGCCTGCTCTCAGAAAGCCAACAATACGAAAACAAAAGATACAGCATCTGCCCCATCAACGGCCGCTACAACTCTTCCTTACCAACTTGATCAGGGAGCGCTAACGGAATTGCCAGAAGAATTGCAGGAAATTTCGGGAATTACTTTCTTACCTGATAATAAAGAATGGATTTATGCCATTCAGGATGAAAAGGGTTTATTGTACTCTTATAATCTTATAAACAAACAGCTCTCTTCTGTCCCTTTCGAAAAAGATGGTGATTATGAAGATTTAGCGGTCAGCAACAGTCATTTTATTATTCTAAAGAGTAATGGTACGTTATATACTTTTCCCATTACTGAGAAAAACAATATACAGCAGGTCAAAACCTTCAAGGACCTATTACCAAAGGGAGAATATGAAGGTCTGGCCACTGACCCTGCCCGTGGGTTGGTGTTTGCGCTGTGCAAATCCTGTTCCGCAGACAAAAAGAAAGCGCAGACTTCCGGTTATATCTTCAAAATAAATGAACGCGGAGATTTGGAAGCGAACGGAGGATTCACGTTGAATATTGAGCAGTTAAAACAAGTTGACCATAGTTTCTCTAACACCTTCAAACCTTCTGCTCTGACAAAACGTGTGTCAACAAATGAATGGTATATTCTTTCATCAGTAGATAAAGTGTTGGTCATCACAGATGACAAATGGAATGTAAAGTCTGTTTCTCCCTTAAGCCGCAAACAGCATGCACAGCCGGAAGGGATTGCTTTTGATGCCGATGACAACCTGTATATCAGCAATGAGGCCGGCAATAAAGATAAAGCGATATTATATAAATTTGAACTGCTTAAATAATGAAATTTCAATCGCTTTTTTTGTTTCTTCTGCTGGCCGGTCCGGCCTTTGCTCAAAACGGACAGATCCGCAGCCGTTTGATTCTGATCGGGGATGCGGGAGAAATCAATCCGCAGCAAACTGCTTTGATTACTAAAGCAGCAGAACTTATTATTCCGGGCAAAACGACAACCCTCTATCTGGGAGATAATATATATCCTACTGGTATGGCTTTACCCGGAAATCCAAAAGAAAAAGTAACCAAGGAAATTTTATCCTCCCAATTTTCACCCCTAAGACAGGCCGGCAGTCCTGTTTACTTTATTCCCGGAAATCACGATTGGGATAATATGGGTAAAGAAGGACTTGCAAAAATAAGGGCGCAGTGGAACTTTATAGCGGATCAACAGGATTCCTTATTAAAAGTCCTTCCTGCCAACGGATGTCCGGGACCGGTAGAGATTCCGGTCTCTGAAGATCTGGTTATTATCGCTTATGACAGTGAATATTGGTTATTTCCACACAAGAAATCAACAGCAGACATCGATTGCGAATGTGATTCTAAAACTGTTTTTCTGCAACAGCTTGATGAACTGTTATATGAAAACCGTTATAAAACCATTATAGTTGCCTCTCATCACCCCATGCGGACTTACGGACCACATGGCGGATATTTTTCAGTAAAACAACACCTCTTTCCTCTTACAGAAGGCTGGAAAAATCTTTACATTCCGCTACCTGTTGTCGGCTCACTCTATCCGCTCCTTCGTTCCACAGTATTCCAAAGCCCGGAGGATAAGCCGCATCCTGAATACACAGACCTTATTACAGAAGTGACTTCTGTATTCAAACAGTTTCCTAATACTATTTATGTTTCCGGACATGATCACGGGCTCCAACTCATTCAGGATAAAAACATTACACAGGTTGTCAGCGGAGCCGGATCACGTGCATCACATATTCACAAAGGAAAACACCTTTTGTACAAAGGAGAAAAAGAAGGCTTTGTAATTCTGGATCAACTCGAAGACAGAAATATAAAAATGACATATTATGTCTATGATAAAGATGAGGTAAAAGAATCATACACATATACCAAGCCTTATAAGGATATAAATATTATAGTAGACTCTTTACACAACAGGACTGCCGGCCGGGATAGTGTCACTGTACGGGTCAATCCGAAATATGATGAGGCGAATACCCTTCAACGCTTCTTCCTGGGTGAAAACTACCGAAAAGAATGGGCCGCCGAAACCAAACTACCTGTATTACGCATGTCGGAACTACATGGCGGGTTAAAACCTACGAAAAGAGGCGGAGGAATGCAATCTATATCCCTGCGTCTGGAAGATGCACAGGGCAAAGAGTGGGCTCTTCGCTCTGTAAACAAACGGACAGAATCTCTTATTCCGGAAGAACTGCATCACACTTTTGTACAAAATGTTCTGGATGATGCAAACAGTGCCCAACATCCCTATTCCGCATTAATGATACCTCCTCTGGCAAAAGCAATAGATGTGCCCGTAGCCAATCCTGTTATCGGAGTAGTCGCTCCGGATACCGCTTTGGGCGCTTATAATCTTTTATTTGCAAATGAAGTGGCCTTGCTCGAAGAGCGGGAGCCTTTGGGCAACTCTGACAACAGCATCAAAATGATGCAAAAGCTGCAAAATGACAATGACAATAAATTTAAGGCTAAAACATTTCTAAGAGCAAGAATGCTGGATGTCCTGATCAATGACTGGGACAGACATGAAGATCAGTGGAGGTGGTATGATGTAAATAAAGGCAAAAAAGATAAAGA
The Sphingobacterium spiritivorum genome window above contains:
- a CDS encoding Pycsar system effector family protein produces the protein MEYDLILQKVQAYVSDFIKQHKIAELCFHNDSHTSEVVNATTEIAHHYALNKEDLFIVLCAAYFHDLGYFHGGAKQHEGRGAQLARTFLEEQGIDKHIQDQVVGCIMATRMPQQPTNLLEQILCDADLFHLGGENFETRNKLMRKEAETVGGKKIGKEEWRKQTIALMQQHHYHTDYAKEKLNKKKEKNLKTLMDKENKEGKELMEDTYSKKNEERQKKPERGIETMFRITSSNNQRLSDMADNKANILLTVNSIILSMVIAVLLRKLDSNEHLVIPTIMLLSFSVSTMVVAILSTIPKVPPGVFTQEEINKKTVNLLFFGNFYKMKLEEYKEGMNRVMDDSEFLYGMLTKDVYAQGVVLGRKYKLLRIAYAIFMLGLILSSISFLISVSI
- a CDS encoding SdiA-regulated domain-containing protein encodes the protein MNRSVFILSLALSLSSYAFQACSQKANNTKTKDTASAPSTAATTLPYQLDQGALTELPEELQEISGITFLPDNKEWIYAIQDEKGLLYSYNLINKQLSSVPFEKDGDYEDLAVSNSHFIILKSNGTLYTFPITEKNNIQQVKTFKDLLPKGEYEGLATDPARGLVFALCKSCSADKKKAQTSGYIFKINERGDLEANGGFTLNIEQLKQVDHSFSNTFKPSALTKRVSTNEWYILSSVDKVLVITDDKWNVKSVSPLSRKQHAQPEGIAFDADDNLYISNEAGNKDKAILYKFELLK